The Niastella koreensis GR20-10 genome includes a window with the following:
- a CDS encoding RagB/SusD family nutrient uptake outer membrane protein, translated as MKKICYILFLATVFTACDKQLQESPKNRITTDNFYSSDNEAILGVNGVYSWLGTSGGFKSSLWRALDEGTDVIRVRKRPTDPEPNYTMSSFSPGYTLAIWTNLYKGISNANLVIDKVSKATGVSDAIKNRVVAESKFLRSLYYYYLTGLFGNAVYYDETNYSLAETSVLPRIAADDIRNKIVQSLIEAEQYLPAKFTGADIGRATKGAAQTLLVKTYMWLKQWDNAQKKAQEIIDSKTYTLQANYADIFTEANEMIGTEIIFEVDFEPVLNGQDHQAWYEPEKQVGVSPFSGRSWYGTYIPYTTFLNYIEPNDKRRASILATSYNGQQFKVDPVEQIATWSGPKFWRLTQAADADGGLDMYVFRYADVWLMLAESANENNDPTTALTAVNEIRKRSFGTTGVFTANLTKDDMTNYLFKERAIEFYGEGQRRLDLIRWGKLASSVKTAAATEDAYVAGNVQPFNDLYPIAAVEIQKNPNLAPNNPGYQ; from the coding sequence ATGAAAAAGATATGCTATATTTTATTCCTGGCCACCGTGTTCACCGCATGTGACAAACAATTGCAGGAGAGCCCGAAGAACAGGATAACGACCGATAATTTTTATTCCAGCGATAACGAAGCCATCCTTGGCGTGAATGGCGTGTATTCCTGGCTGGGCACTTCCGGAGGTTTTAAAAGCAGCCTGTGGCGCGCCCTTGATGAAGGAACGGATGTAATCCGCGTTCGCAAAAGACCTACCGATCCCGAACCTAATTATACCATGTCCTCATTCAGTCCGGGATATACGCTGGCCATCTGGACCAATCTATATAAAGGCATCAGCAATGCCAACCTGGTAATTGATAAAGTTAGCAAAGCGACGGGTGTTAGCGATGCAATCAAAAACAGGGTAGTAGCCGAATCAAAGTTTTTGAGATCGCTTTATTATTACTACCTCACCGGCCTGTTTGGAAATGCGGTTTATTACGATGAAACTAATTATAGTTTAGCAGAAACGAGCGTCCTTCCACGCATTGCAGCTGATGATATCCGCAATAAAATAGTGCAAAGCCTTATAGAAGCGGAGCAATACCTGCCGGCAAAATTTACCGGCGCCGATATAGGCCGGGCCACCAAAGGCGCCGCACAAACGCTGCTGGTAAAAACATATATGTGGCTTAAACAGTGGGACAATGCACAAAAGAAAGCTCAGGAAATTATAGATTCAAAAACCTATACCCTGCAGGCCAACTATGCCGATATTTTTACCGAGGCTAATGAAATGATAGGTACAGAAATAATCTTTGAAGTAGATTTTGAACCTGTACTGAATGGCCAGGACCACCAGGCCTGGTACGAACCCGAAAAGCAAGTGGGCGTTTCACCTTTCTCTGGCCGTAGCTGGTATGGCACGTATATCCCTTATACCACCTTCCTGAATTACATTGAGCCGAACGATAAGCGCAGGGCATCCATTTTAGCTACCAGCTATAATGGCCAGCAATTCAAAGTTGATCCGGTTGAACAGATCGCTACCTGGTCGGGTCCCAAATTCTGGCGATTAACCCAGGCGGCAGATGCAGACGGTGGCCTGGATATGTATGTATTCCGCTATGCAGATGTATGGTTAATGCTGGCAGAATCTGCCAATGAAAACAACGACCCCACTACTGCGTTGACTGCTGTAAATGAAATAAGGAAAAGATCTTTCGGTACCACTGGCGTATTTACCGCCAATCTTACCAAAGATGATATGACCAATTATTTATTTAAGGAACGCGCCATTGAGTTTTATGGCGAAGGTCAGCGCCGCCTCGATCTTATCAGGTGGGGAAAACTGGCCAGCTCAGTAAAAACAGCTGCCGCTACCGAAGATGCATATGTAGCGGGCAACGTGCAACCCTTTAACGATCTGTATCCCATTGCGGCCGTTGAAATTCAAAAGAACCCCAATCTGGCGCCGAATAATCCAGGTTATCAATAA
- a CDS encoding glycoside hydrolase family 31 protein, whose amino-acid sequence MKRVILLSLLNVLLAHVIAQDSLRLVLLNNEQWWGGSSNYGHFMPFHANEYAANLYGDRSVNQSAPLFISNAGRWVWSDEPFAYRFIKDTLIINKAHGRIQSGQAGSTLATAYSFVSKTFFPTSGKWIDSLLIKSPQYNLWIELGYHPNQRAVLNYANEVLKNNYPPGVLMIDDNWTDYYGQFDFNRDRFPDAAALIDSLHRKGFKVMVWISPFISPDSETFRELMQKRLLLLDNGGDAAMAWNDKKAKPLITYWWNGFSATLDLSNPAAQQWLKDKLHWLQKTYGIDGFKFDAGEPHYYDYPQLLSFKKSSANDHCMYWAQIGLDFPFNEYRAMWKMGGQPLGERLNDKAHTWTDLQTLIPNTIAQQLMGYTFTCPDIIGGGLLSSFAPGKKIDQQLIVRSAQCHALMPMMQFSAGPWRVLDSVNERAVHKAVELRQQHVSYIMEVLRQSAATGEPALRPLEYNYPNQGYAAVQDQFLLGNRFMVAPVVTSSNTRTVLVPKGKWRFRGNIIKGPLKQTIDVAPDELPVYEKVD is encoded by the coding sequence ATGAAGAGGGTCATCCTATTGTCTCTATTGAACGTATTGCTTGCCCATGTAATCGCGCAGGACAGCCTGCGGTTAGTTTTACTGAACAACGAACAGTGGTGGGGCGGTTCTTCCAACTACGGGCATTTTATGCCGTTTCATGCAAACGAATACGCAGCCAATTTATATGGCGACAGATCAGTAAATCAAAGCGCACCTTTATTTATTTCAAACGCGGGCCGTTGGGTGTGGAGTGATGAACCGTTTGCGTACCGGTTTATAAAAGATACATTGATAATAAATAAAGCGCATGGCAGAATCCAAAGCGGACAGGCCGGTAGCACTCTTGCAACTGCTTATTCATTTGTTTCAAAAACTTTCTTTCCAACCTCGGGCAAGTGGATCGATTCATTGTTGATAAAGTCGCCACAATATAACCTGTGGATTGAACTGGGTTATCACCCCAATCAACGGGCGGTATTGAACTATGCAAATGAGGTACTTAAAAATAATTATCCACCCGGCGTGTTGATGATAGATGATAACTGGACAGATTATTATGGTCAGTTTGATTTTAACCGCGACAGGTTTCCCGATGCGGCAGCGCTCATTGACAGTTTGCATAGGAAAGGGTTTAAAGTAATGGTGTGGATAAGTCCGTTCATAAGTCCCGATAGCGAAACATTCAGGGAGTTGATGCAAAAAAGATTATTGCTGCTCGATAATGGCGGCGACGCTGCTATGGCATGGAACGATAAAAAAGCAAAGCCGTTGATCACGTATTGGTGGAATGGGTTCAGCGCCACGCTCGACCTTAGCAATCCTGCTGCCCAGCAATGGTTAAAAGATAAATTACATTGGTTACAAAAAACGTATGGTATTGATGGCTTTAAGTTTGATGCCGGTGAGCCGCATTATTACGATTATCCACAATTGCTGTCATTCAAAAAAAGCAGTGCGAACGATCATTGTATGTATTGGGCGCAGATAGGGCTTGATTTCCCCTTTAACGAATACCGTGCTATGTGGAAAATGGGTGGACAGCCATTAGGTGAAAGATTGAATGACAAAGCGCATACCTGGACCGACCTGCAAACTTTAATTCCCAATACCATTGCGCAACAGTTGATGGGGTACACTTTTACCTGTCCTGATATAATTGGCGGCGGCTTGTTATCCTCTTTTGCACCCGGCAAAAAGATAGATCAGCAATTAATAGTTCGCTCCGCACAATGCCATGCCTTAATGCCTATGATGCAGTTTTCGGCAGGGCCCTGGCGCGTACTGGATTCAGTAAATGAACGGGCTGTGCATAAAGCGGTTGAATTACGGCAGCAACATGTGAGTTACATAATGGAAGTACTGCGGCAGTCAGCAGCCACCGGTGAGCCGGCCTTGCGCCCGCTGGAATACAATTATCCTAATCAGGGTTATGCTGCTGTGCAGGACCAGTTCCTGTTGGGAAACAGGTTTATGGTAGCTCCGGTGGTCACCAGTAGTAACACGCGCACTGTTTTGGTGCCCAAAGGCAAATGGCGCTTTAGAGGAAACATAATAAAGGGTCCATTAAAACAAACTATCGATGTAGCGCCGGACGAGTTGCCTGTATATGAAAAAGTTGATTAA
- a CDS encoding RICIN domain-containing protein encodes MKRINKLGIAAFLCCGLSCTTKSLTENETDTGKTVKTEALAAGDFTIVVMPDTQNYMSGYFGATYAMFTAQIDWIKANKTAMNIAYVVGVGDIVEHGDESAYASEWTEAATNGYYRLEPDGIPYGLAVGNHDQTPVNTSILTATTTKYNQYFGRNHFAAKPYYGGNLAGSGSNNNNSHYDLFSAGGVDFIVIYLEYDHLNEQSTLLNDWAYNLCTTNASRKAIIVTHYAAQAPTGAWGRQGYRIWNRLKGCDNVFMILGGHVTGDASLPDLQKGEAYREDTYNGHTIRTYVSDYQGRATTGGAGKIRLMKFSVTNDDVTVKTFSPWNNTGYETDVSSQFTKPLFGPAPTAQVPDGKYKVVARHSGKVLTVYNASTAAGADIVQWDYTSGTGNLPNDEWNLTQTGTSGYYKFINVHSGLGMNVQGVSTAVGGLVKQYNYGADSIYNDEFALIPVGGGYYKIIARHSGLCMNVAGASQSNGALIKQWDYVGDLHTQFQLVPLP; translated from the coding sequence ATGAAAAGAATTAACAAACTGGGCATTGCAGCATTTTTATGCTGCGGCCTTTCCTGTACTACCAAATCATTAACTGAAAATGAAACAGACACCGGAAAAACTGTCAAAACAGAAGCCCTGGCTGCCGGTGATTTTACCATTGTGGTAATGCCCGATACGCAGAATTATATGTCGGGTTATTTTGGCGCCACCTATGCCATGTTCACCGCACAAATTGATTGGATCAAAGCCAATAAAACGGCTATGAATATTGCTTATGTAGTTGGGGTGGGAGATATTGTTGAGCATGGCGATGAGTCCGCTTACGCCAGCGAATGGACGGAGGCAGCTACCAATGGCTATTACCGCCTGGAGCCGGATGGCATTCCATATGGATTGGCGGTTGGTAACCATGATCAAACGCCGGTGAATACTTCCATTCTTACCGCCACCACTACAAAATATAACCAGTATTTTGGCAGGAACCACTTTGCTGCGAAACCATATTATGGCGGCAACCTGGCTGGATCAGGAAGTAATAACAACAACAGCCATTATGATCTGTTCTCGGCAGGCGGAGTGGATTTCATTGTTATTTACCTGGAGTACGATCATTTGAATGAACAAAGCACTTTATTAAACGACTGGGCGTATAACCTGTGCACAACGAATGCATCGCGAAAAGCAATTATTGTAACTCATTATGCAGCACAGGCGCCAACCGGGGCCTGGGGCAGACAGGGTTATCGCATCTGGAACCGGCTGAAAGGCTGTGACAATGTATTTATGATATTGGGTGGTCACGTTACCGGCGATGCTTCCTTACCCGATCTGCAAAAAGGAGAAGCGTATCGCGAGGACACCTACAACGGCCACACCATTCGTACGTATGTGAGCGATTACCAGGGCCGTGCTACCACCGGTGGCGCAGGTAAAATACGCCTCATGAAATTTTCGGTAACCAATGACGATGTAACGGTAAAAACTTTTTCACCCTGGAATAACACCGGCTATGAAACCGATGTGAGCAGCCAGTTTACCAAGCCATTGTTTGGACCCGCGCCAACAGCCCAGGTGCCTGATGGAAAATATAAAGTGGTGGCCCGCCACAGCGGCAAGGTGCTCACCGTATATAATGCATCAACAGCTGCCGGTGCGGATATTGTACAATGGGATTATACTTCCGGTACAGGCAATTTGCCGAACGATGAATGGAACCTTACACAAACCGGAACATCCGGGTATTACAAGTTTATAAATGTGCACAGTGGCCTGGGCATGAATGTGCAGGGTGTTTCCACGGCAGTAGGGGGATTGGTAAAACAATATAATTATGGTGCCGACAGCATCTATAATGATGAGTTTGCGCTTATTCCTGTAGGTGGTGGTTACTATAAGATCATTGCCCGCCACAGCGGACTTTGTATGAATGTGGCCGGCGCCAGTCAGAGTAACGGTGCATTGATAAAGCAATGGGATTATGTTGGCGATTTGCATACCCAATTTCAGTTGGTGCCATTACCGTAA
- a CDS encoding SH3 domain-containing protein, giving the protein MALQDKYLELLSTAKNVGITNLQVREQDNVLYIDGEAPSGTAKDTLWNIYGKIDPDYRSGDVVMNVNVSTMTPGGKAMVTTDKSNLNIRKGPGTDQPIVGKAAHHEIVTLVSKTNEQWWLIRTDAGEEGYAYAQYLSPQS; this is encoded by the coding sequence ATGGCATTACAGGATAAATACCTGGAATTACTGAGTACAGCAAAAAATGTTGGCATTACCAACTTACAGGTACGGGAGCAGGATAATGTATTGTATATTGATGGTGAGGCCCCGAGCGGTACGGCAAAGGATACTTTGTGGAACATCTATGGCAAAATTGATCCTGACTACCGGTCAGGTGATGTGGTAATGAATGTAAATGTTTCTACTATGACACCGGGAGGAAAGGCAATGGTAACCACTGATAAATCGAACCTGAATATCAGAAAAGGGCCAGGAACCGATCAGCCAATTGTGGGTAAAGCAGCGCATCATGAAATTGTTACCCTGGTTAGCAAAACCAATGAACAATGGTGGCTTATCAGAACTGATGCGGGCGAGGAAGGGTATGCTTATGCACAATACTTGTCACCCCAAAGTTGA
- a CDS encoding BON domain-containing protein, with protein MSKIRFSGTLLFVFITLFSLYACGPKDSNIQAAVETAIKNNAAVTGISASVQDGVVTLSGECKDEASKSAVEAEAAKVKGVKRVVNNCTITPPPMQQQAPVTISPDDTLSKNVKDAIAGYPGVNATVTDGVVTLTGEIKRANLQKLMMSLQSLHPKKINNKLTIK; from the coding sequence ATGAGCAAGATTAGATTTTCAGGAACGCTTTTATTCGTTTTCATAACGCTGTTTTCCCTATATGCCTGCGGGCCAAAAGATAGCAATATTCAGGCAGCGGTAGAAACGGCTATTAAGAACAACGCTGCGGTAACCGGCATATCTGCCAGCGTACAGGATGGGGTTGTTACGCTTTCGGGAGAATGTAAAGATGAAGCCAGTAAATCGGCTGTTGAGGCGGAAGCAGCTAAAGTAAAAGGGGTTAAGAGGGTGGTCAATAATTGTACAATTACTCCGCCACCAATGCAGCAGCAGGCCCCGGTAACCATATCCCCGGACGATACATTGAGTAAAAATGTAAAAGATGCCATCGCGGGTTACCCGGGAGTAAACGCAACTGTGACTGATGGAGTAGTTACACTCACAGGCGAGATCAAACGGGCCAATCTTCAAAAACTGATGATGAGCCTGCAATCATTGCATCCTAAAAAAATAAACAATAAGCTTACCATTAAATAA
- a CDS encoding OmpA family protein, with translation MSFNLFDSVRGFLSNDVIDNASNVLGESEGNMQKAVSGAIPAVLTGIMDKASSGDAGNLLRMAKETFNSGMLSNIGRFFTDNNLIGRGTEFLKGIFGDRLNNVSSMIANYAGIKSSSATALLSAIAPAALGALGSHASSTNMNTAGFLTFLNNQKENILNAVPSGLNLAGALGLSSLGSIGSRLNNALSGISGSVKSTAANLTSTPKKTNWFVPALLALALIALIWLFMGKRGNREENMQSSINMRPDSAIASAAPANRPATRASIMVQLPNGTEINAYKGGIEDQLVKYLNDPSQKVDKTTWFDFDNVNFETGSATIMPESMTQIKNIAVILKAFPNAVIKIGGYTDKTGDESNNMKLSQSRADAVLTALKENGVPASQLAGAEGYGSQFAKLAADASDEERKTDRRMAVNVRRK, from the coding sequence ATGTCATTCAACTTATTTGATTCCGTAAGAGGGTTTCTGAGCAATGATGTCATTGACAATGCCAGTAATGTTTTAGGTGAGAGTGAAGGCAACATGCAGAAAGCAGTATCTGGAGCAATTCCTGCGGTATTAACCGGCATTATGGATAAAGCCAGTTCGGGTGACGCAGGAAACCTCCTTAGAATGGCTAAAGAAACTTTTAACAGCGGCATGCTTTCCAATATAGGCCGTTTTTTTACCGACAATAATTTAATCGGCAGAGGAACAGAATTTTTGAAAGGAATTTTTGGCGACCGCCTGAATAATGTTTCCAGCATGATTGCCAATTACGCAGGCATTAAATCCAGTTCGGCAACGGCTTTGCTGAGTGCAATTGCACCTGCCGCCCTGGGTGCATTAGGCAGTCATGCCAGTTCAACCAACATGAACACGGCCGGCTTTCTTACCTTTCTTAACAATCAAAAAGAAAACATTTTGAATGCGGTTCCATCCGGGTTGAACCTGGCCGGCGCCCTTGGCCTGAGTAGCCTGGGAAGCATCGGGAGCAGATTAAATAATGCCTTATCGGGCATTAGCGGGTCTGTTAAAAGCACCGCAGCAAATCTTACAAGCACACCTAAAAAAACCAACTGGTTTGTTCCGGCTTTATTAGCCCTGGCGCTTATTGCGCTTATCTGGCTTTTTATGGGCAAAAGAGGTAACAGGGAAGAAAACATGCAATCAAGTATTAACATGCGTCCCGACTCTGCCATTGCTTCTGCTGCGCCCGCCAACCGCCCTGCTACCCGGGCATCGATCATGGTACAATTACCCAATGGCACAGAGATCAATGCTTATAAGGGTGGCATAGAAGATCAGCTGGTAAAGTATTTAAACGACCCATCACAAAAAGTTGATAAAACAACCTGGTTCGATTTTGATAATGTGAATTTTGAAACCGGCAGCGCTACTATTATGCCTGAAAGCATGACACAAATAAAAAACATCGCTGTTATCCTGAAAGCATTTCCAAATGCTGTAATAAAGATCGGTGGCTACACAGATAAAACAGGCGATGAAAGCAATAACATGAAACTATCGCAATCAAGAGCAGACGCTGTATTGACGGCACTAAAAGAAAATGGGGTGCCAGCATCCCAGCTTGCAGGCGCTGAAGGTTACGGTTCACAGTTTGCAAAGCTAGCGGCCGATGCTTCTGATGAAGAAAGAAAAACAGACAGAAGGATGGCAGTGAATGTACGGCGCAAATAA
- a CDS encoding SMI1/KNR4 family protein, translating into MSTTSQDFSLIKSFVDKYFDFMDGLGENVDSTEYIPAIMIDPNRKGDEYSSYWLAIASTVTDAEIGELEALLQHPLPDSFKFLLKYRHFIDLYPGEEGFKFFGNMPQRLVQTYKKNIDIRYKKALERNYLPFAHFMDIGVLCFDANAKVANNDYPIVLLKNRKEGYNEQEFYANNFLEMFKAFDAELDDLIKANLNDN; encoded by the coding sequence ATGAGTACAACATCACAGGATTTCAGCCTTATAAAATCTTTTGTAGACAAATATTTTGATTTTATGGATGGATTGGGCGAGAATGTTGATTCAACTGAATATATACCCGCCATCATGATTGACCCTAACAGAAAGGGAGACGAATACAGTAGTTACTGGTTAGCTATTGCCAGCACGGTTACCGATGCAGAAATAGGCGAACTGGAAGCGCTGCTACAGCACCCACTGCCTGATTCCTTTAAATTTCTGCTGAAGTACCGGCACTTTATAGATTTATACCCGGGCGAAGAGGGGTTTAAGTTTTTTGGCAACATGCCGCAGCGACTGGTACAAACCTATAAAAAGAACATTGACATACGATACAAAAAAGCATTGGAAAGAAATTACCTGCCGTTTGCCCACTTTATGGATATCGGTGTTCTTTGTTTCGATGCCAATGCAAAAGTAGCAAACAATGACTACCCTATTGTACTTCTAAAAAATCGTAAAGAAGGTTATAATGAGCAGGAATTTTATGCCAACAACTTCCTGGAAATGTTTAAAGCCTTTGACGCCGAATTAGACGATTTGATAAAAGCCAACCTGAACGATAATTAA
- a CDS encoding DUF6717 family protein: MQTHTFIKEPNGNWFIDLPAYTANGAARGDLQMVAGADTMLDVMANASNTVTMPM, encoded by the coding sequence ATGCAAACCCACACCTTCATAAAAGAACCCAATGGCAATTGGTTTATTGATTTACCCGCCTATACTGCCAATGGTGCTGCAAGGGGTGATTTGCAAATGGTTGCCGGCGCCGATACCATGCTGGATGTTATGGCCAATGCCAGCAACACCGTTACAATGCCGATGTAA
- the recQ gene encoding DNA helicase RecQ translates to MSTTSKKTSSKTAKLQKDTTVAKKKASNSSTTISSASLHQALQEQFGFDHFKGNQEAIIKTLLAGKDTFVIKPTGGGKSLCYQLPAIMSEGVAIIISPLIALMKNQVDLVRSYSSKDDVAHFLNSTLTKKEIREVHDDLLSGRTKMLYVAPETLTKQENLEFFSDLKLSFFAVDEAHCISEWGHDFRPEYRRLREMMTQINPDIPVIALTATATPKVQSDIIKNLALKDPEIYISSFNRPNLYYEIQPKIKKDQTIKNIVRFIVSMKGKSGIIYTLNRKTTEELADMLMANGIKAVAYHAGLDSKLRAERQDLFLNEDVQVIVATIAFGMGIDKPDIRFVIHFNIPKSIENYYQETGRAGRDGLEGKCILYYSHKDVSKLEHLMRDKPLSEREVGAQLISETVAYSESGVCRRKILMSYFGEEYSEPNCGQCDNCLHPKEQVEAKDNVVKVLKAIKALDERFAADYTVNIIIGRLTPNIAMYRHESLPEFAIGNDQPDHYWNSLIRQMLLEGLLSKDIEEYGVLKITKNGEAFAKKPKSFKIVLNNLYEEANADDDEGSEAATGAAADEKLFEMLKELRQKEAKRKSLPPFVIFLETSLQDMATLYPTKLEELEKCSGVSKGKALRYGKPFIELVARYVEENNIVRPDDFVMKSVVNKSGNKVYIIQQTDKKIPLEVIAKNKGWRMDEMLEEMETIAASGTKLNLDYAIAEMLDDNEQEEILEYFKGCETSSLQLALEELAEHNFNWEQLKIMRIKFLALYGM, encoded by the coding sequence ATGTCAACCACATCAAAAAAAACGTCGTCTAAAACGGCAAAACTTCAGAAAGACACTACAGTAGCAAAGAAAAAAGCGTCAAACTCTTCTACTACTATCTCCAGCGCTTCCTTACATCAAGCACTTCAGGAGCAATTTGGATTCGATCATTTCAAGGGCAACCAGGAAGCCATTATAAAAACATTATTAGCAGGAAAAGATACGTTTGTAATTAAGCCTACCGGTGGCGGCAAAAGCTTGTGCTACCAGTTACCGGCCATCATGAGCGAAGGCGTTGCTATAATCATTAGCCCGCTTATTGCGTTGATGAAAAACCAGGTTGACCTGGTGCGGAGTTACAGTAGTAAAGATGATGTAGCGCATTTTCTTAACTCCACTTTAACAAAAAAGGAAATACGCGAGGTGCACGATGACCTGCTTAGCGGACGTACAAAGATGTTGTATGTAGCGCCCGAAACATTGACCAAGCAGGAAAACCTGGAGTTCTTCTCAGATCTGAAGCTTTCTTTTTTTGCGGTTGATGAAGCACACTGTATTTCTGAGTGGGGACATGATTTCCGCCCAGAATACAGAAGACTGCGTGAAATGATGACGCAGATCAATCCAGACATTCCGGTTATAGCCTTAACCGCCACAGCTACTCCTAAAGTACAAAGTGACATTATAAAGAACCTGGCTCTGAAAGACCCGGAGATCTATATTTCTTCTTTTAACCGCCCCAACCTGTATTACGAAATACAGCCCAAGATCAAGAAAGATCAAACGATCAAAAACATTGTGCGTTTCATTGTTTCAATGAAAGGCAAGAGCGGTATCATTTATACGTTGAACCGTAAAACAACTGAAGAGCTGGCCGACATGCTGATGGCCAATGGCATTAAAGCCGTTGCGTACCATGCCGGTTTAGACAGTAAGTTGCGCGCAGAACGCCAGGACCTCTTTTTAAATGAAGATGTTCAGGTGATTGTTGCCACCATCGCTTTTGGAATGGGGATCGACAAACCGGATATCCGTTTTGTAATTCACTTTAACATTCCCAAGAGCATTGAAAACTATTACCAGGAAACAGGCCGTGCAGGTCGTGATGGACTGGAAGGAAAATGTATTTTATACTATTCGCATAAAGACGTATCAAAGCTGGAGCATTTGATGCGCGACAAACCGCTTAGTGAACGTGAAGTTGGCGCTCAGTTGATCAGCGAAACAGTAGCCTATTCCGAAAGCGGTGTATGCCGCCGTAAGATTCTGATGAGCTATTTTGGAGAAGAATACTCCGAGCCTAATTGCGGACAATGCGATAACTGTTTACATCCGAAAGAACAGGTTGAAGCAAAAGATAACGTGGTGAAGGTGTTGAAGGCTATCAAAGCGCTTGATGAACGCTTTGCTGCAGACTACACTGTTAACATCATTATTGGGCGTTTAACCCCCAATATTGCCATGTACCGACATGAAAGCCTTCCTGAGTTTGCCATTGGTAACGACCAGCCAGACCATTACTGGAATTCATTGATCCGGCAAATGCTGCTGGAAGGTTTACTAAGCAAGGATATTGAAGAATATGGTGTATTAAAGATCACTAAGAATGGGGAAGCATTTGCCAAAAAGCCCAAATCGTTCAAGATTGTTCTGAACAATTTGTATGAAGAGGCGAATGCCGATGATGATGAAGGTTCTGAAGCTGCCACCGGCGCCGCGGCTGATGAAAAGCTGTTTGAAATGCTGAAGGAGCTGCGCCAGAAAGAAGCCAAGCGTAAATCACTGCCGCCGTTTGTGATCTTCCTGGAAACATCTTTGCAGGATATGGCTACCCTATACCCTACCAAACTCGAAGAGCTGGAAAAATGCTCAGGCGTAAGTAAGGGTAAAGCCCTTCGTTACGGCAAACCGTTTATTGAACTGGTTGCCCGCTACGTTGAGGAAAACAATATTGTTCGCCCCGATGATTTCGTAATGAAAAGCGTGGTGAACAAGAGCGGTAATAAAGTATACATTATTCAACAAACGGATAAAAAGATCCCGCTGGAGGTAATTGCTAAAAACAAGGGCTGGCGCATGGATGAAATGCTGGAAGAAATGGAAACCATTGCTGCCAGCGGCACCAAGCTTAACCTTGATTATGCCATTGCCGAAATGCTGGATGATAATGAGCAGGAAGAGATTTTAGAATATTTCAAAGGGTGCGAAACCTCCTCGCTGCAGTTAGCCCTGGAAGAACTGGCTGAACACAACTTTAACTGGGAGCAGTTAAAGATCATGCGTATCAAGTTCCTGGCACTTTACGGAATGTAA